Part of the Apostichopus japonicus isolate 1M-3 chromosome 18, ASM3797524v1, whole genome shotgun sequence genome, TGAAGAAAGTGCAACAGAATTTTTGTAAGTTATTCAGACTATAATAAGACTATGATTGGTCTCACATATCTATGCACTAGATCATCGGGTTTCACTTTTTTCGTGGTAAAGTGCGTCACGGTGACCACTGGACTCATCCAGAGTGCAAGAGTTTCACTTGCAGGCTACTCTTGCATAATTTCTGAAAgaaattgcttttaaaattaTAATCCATGGATCTTTATACTTTAAGATATTCAAGGGCATAGGAatcggggggctgggggcgccagcccccccagtgaaaaatatggaggggcggaagtatcattctgcccccccccccacttcgcaagtcagaaaacccctttttcatttccaaatgagaaaaaaatctcatttggagcaccaaattgcatctaaggccaggtgaaaatgcaaaattatatacaaaatcgagtgggtgggttgaagtgtgctatattgcaccaaattgcatctgaggccaccttgaaatggaaaaaaattccaaaggggagggggacaccccctccccttagacccctcccccaggccggcaatcagtcttcagcccccccccccccactcaaaagtaccttcctacgccactgaagatattaataaaaaatgcttttgtttttatgtaacaGGTTGCAATCCATTTCTTAGAAACAGAATGGCAATAACAGTTGATCGGGAACCTCTGCTGTATCCTACATCCATTATTGCTGCGTTGAAGATGTTGTTCATGAGCTACTATGTGTTCAACATATGCTATCCCACAGAGGTTCAAGCAACCATGGAATACATACAGAGGTACAGTTTAAACCTAGTTTCTTAACAGATTAACAAAGGAGGTGCATTCAAACTACAGTTCCTCCATCTTGTTGAGATCCTGCAAGAAGAACTGCAAAGTCATGTTCAGTTTGTTCAGTAATAGCTTTATGTCAGTGTCAATGCCAACAAATGTTGTGcaacattaaatgttttcattaaactACTAGTGCACCTGTCACGGCATGCAAATTACAACagtttatacataataaaacgGATAAAAACTTttacttatatacatatatatatatatatatatatatatatatatatatatatatattatatatatatatatatatatatatatatatatatatattatatatatatatatatatatatatatattaatatataaattttgtgtGAAGTTTTACTAATTTTGGGGATACTTTtaccaaaattaaataaatttaggTTTTAAGCACTGGGATGTTTTTGGTAAACAATGATAGATTGGACTCATGaaacttttttcaaattattccctACAGAATACTGTTCGAGATTGATCCAGGGAGAGGGTCTAGGGCAAAGAAATCTTACAGATGGTGTATAAATCCGAAAGTAACTTCTCTTTATGAGTGGATGAAGGAAAGTAGAGAGTGAGATATGCAGTGAATGTGGCCAAAAGTATTAAGCTACTTGGTTTAactgcatttaattttgttttgtttaatgccgtatactttttgttttttgtttaatgataCCTCCATTTCAAAAGCACTGACTCTGTGAACTATTCTGCTATAAATCAcaaaattttacagattcatgttacaatgtaacttaaagttgatttttaaaATACTTAATAAACAGTAAGGTAATCTGCTTGCTTCAGAAGTATTTTAACCAAACGTTGTATATtctgaaatacaaaatatgattctGTACAGAACAACCTCATAGCTTTTGCAGTACAAGTTGGATGTAACTATATaaaaatatccaaatttgaGCACTGTCAAGTagattttctgattgttctatATATTGGAAAGGGTTCATTTTAGCAAAAAAATATCCCAGTGTGCCTGAGCATTTCAATGGAAGTTTCATCACTTTGACATTGACCATCAAtctaactgttttctttttttctttctattgattTGGGAGTTGTTCTGATAGCAGTAAAGCTTATATTATTTCCAAGAGTAGCAACTGTACTCATTCGAAACAAAGTATTTTTACTAGAAGAAATCCTTTTAAGTACTCTAAGCATATAAATAGTATTTGAGTTTCACACTGTTTATAGCTTTTTGTTTCAGGTTCAGTTTCAATGCAACTTAAGTGGTTTCCAggttcatgttattgttttgtttcttatttctttagTATGTCATAGAGTAGTATTTTTTAGTCGTTGCTCTTTCATTCTAGACACTATCTCTTTGTAAGAGTGCTAATTACAATGGACAGCAGTATTCTTGGTAGGTTCATAAGGTAAATTGACCCCCTGCTATTCAGCATTTATCAATCTTGCTTAAATAGTATTTTACCTTTGGAAGTCTAATATCATCAGGAAAGTCCAGATTAATATGCTGAGATAGTTTAGTATATAGTAGTATGATAATATCACTGTTTTTCAACGCACTGGTAGACAAATTCACACTTTATCCCTGTCTTGGAATGATATCTAAACTGTCCATGTTAGTGTAATATATTGTTACATTGTTGTTTGCAGTGCTAATTCCACATTTGCTGTATATGATGTTATCCTAAAAGTCTAAAACACCTGTCAAGATTGCATGTTGGTAAATAAAGATATGTGTGTTTGGTAAATTTGACTCTCTCAATGTGTTCCTCTTGGTATAACGTTTATTTTTTCATCTAAATCTCTTTCATGTACAACAAATTCCTCTCCACATATGATTCGCCCAGGATCACAAATTACTTTACCCATATATAGCagcttcatttgaataaataatttttactttcaacCACAACTTTTTACCGTGTATACAAACTgttatttggtaaattaacGGAAACATTCTGTCTAGAAACGAAAAAAGTTCGACCAATATACAAAGGGTATTTTGAATGTTACATCACTTTTTCCATGTTGCCACATAAAATTCTACCtgaataaatagaaatgaatCTGTTTCTACACAAACCGTAGTTGTGCATTTACAGTTGCTGTTGTACACTGATGAAAAAACAGATGGAAACTAATTGAcagcttttcttttgtaaatatacagaGAAATTTTTTACAGTgatgggaaatacttggttctcaggcaaaagtgtacatctggttggtcatttttaagCCCGAGAaatgccatttccggtgatctggggggtatcaaaaccagaaattttcttgtacgctgcgcgccaactgatggtggcgctccgcttagatagtaattcgcgccccccggattaaaaaatcctggatacgcccctggtataCTGTATTAAAATTTCAAACCAATCCGTTTTACTATATTCATTACACAATAACCCAGattcaaatttcttaaaaacatttcaaatggatGAGCGAACGATCTTGCTAGTCACTGTTTTACTGCTGATGTCGTATTTGAGGCTAATCCAACATCGAAGGCATTTAATATTAGATCTTAACACCTAGGAAGGTATATGCGTAGGCTAATGTAACGTCATTATATGCTAGGCCATACGTAAGGGTTCTAGCCTTTCAGTAACTGCCGTAGCAACCGAGTCCAAAATCATCGTTTCGAAGTAATCATAAATTACCGTTTTTTGGCCTCTTCAAAAACCTGTGAGTTTGGCGTACAATGAATTATAGTTTATTAGATTTAAGTGGACTGTCATTCAGTTTGTTCTAGTCTCACGAACTTAACGGTGACTTTTATGCAGTATTGGTCGAATCGGTgcgaagaaaaataaaatgtgtttacgTATAGCGTCGTTAGGTAGTGTTTCTGTTAAGAAAGGCCCGGCCTGACATTTGAACAAACACAACGTAGGTATACCTCACGCCTACTGCACGTTCAAAAATACCCGCCAAATTACAACTAGATAGAGCGGATATTATAACTTAGTCGGAAATCTCAGGTCACCATAAGTCCGCGACcgttcacattacatttattaagAAACCCCGAAAGAAGGATTATTCTTAAAAACGCGCGCGGACTTGAAGTATGAGTACACGAGCGttcacacaaacatacatacatacgtatgcaaacacacccatacacacacacacacacgcacgcacacccTCTCAAACCGATGAAAGCATCATACTTCTATGACATCGTGCAATCACCAACATAATATTGGGTTAAAATTATCGCAAATTCATTTCTATgcagaacatcttttttttattcaaaatggtatcttaaatgatttgatttaatatatgtttattaatatttcctTATTATTTTCAGTTGACTAACACTTTGAAAACCACTATGGTTACAAAGATAAAATGGTGATCATTAGATGTCattttgatcttagtaatacagtgaaaagcagtgtgatgtgacaaacaataattcacaatgacacaggctgttgTGAagtgaccattgacctcaataactggcttcttgtactaaatgtgatacatcaaaatactaaatatgacatctgtccttgttaaaatattgtgataaacaatggtttccacaatttgacccctggtgaactcaaacgaatATATGACCTAGctccgcccacaacataaggttcaatatcacaatattggGACTACTAGCCCCCTTCATCATCTACAAGACTGGatggtgaatgccagctgaacatacactctcaggcgcgtatccagggagaGGCGATGGGGCGTACGCCCCGCGGgtaagaaaagagaagaaaggggaaaaaagggggggaaagaggaggaaggagaggaagaaagggaaaagaaaaagaaaaaagagagaaaaagtagaaagggagaaaaggagggagcagaagaaaaacgccaagacatcgcCATTGAGATGGTGGCGCGATAGTATtttgcgccccccgggttagaaaatcctggatacgcccctgaacaAAGTGGTatataaacaggacactagaGAAACAATAGTAGTTTATCGAGCTGGtgaccaaaaaataacaaataacaatgaaagaaggtaacaattaagagtagagaaaaataaacatgagataatCAATACTCAGTCAGCGTAGTTTTCAATTAGGTGGGCTTTAAGTTTGCGTTTAACGTTACATAagttttaacagtttttatatcatttggaaGCACTTTCCAGGTTTTATAGCAGTAGTTGTTCAAGAGTAATTTACCGTGTTTCGAGTGATATCTGCTAACAGAAAAATGGGTATTATACCTCGTACTGTTACGAATATACGCGGAATTACAGGGATTAACAATATCACTAAAGACACGGGGAGAATATTGttgatataattataaataaaagaacACATCTTGAGAACATGAATGTCACTGACCTTATAGAATACCAAGGTCTGTGTGCAAAGTACTGGTAGGATAACGTCGATGTTTAAAAGTAATGGTTTTAACATTCTATTTTGGAGGATTTGTAAAGGCTTAAGTATGGTAGCTTTAGCCATGCCATAAATTTCAGCACCGTAAGAAATCTTAGAACAAACCAGTGAATAGTAAAGCTGAATAGCTACAGAGGGAGTGAGCGAATCCCTGAGGCGATAGAAAATGCCATTAAACTTAACAAGACTATTACAAAGGTCATCAATATGTTGCTTGAATGACAATTTATCATCAATCATAAGGCCAAGATATTTGATGCAATCTGTTTTACGAATATTAGtattattcaaaacaaaatgCTCTGGACACGAATGAGAAACATTATCTTTGGCATGAAAAATAGTAAAGTTAGTTTTCCCAATATGCAAGGTAAGTCTGTTGGCATCAAACCATTTCTTGAGACTGCTTAACGTTGATTGTGCTTTAAGCACGATATTGGTACAGTTTTTGTCGTGGACAAAAATGTTTGTGTCATCAGCAAAAAGTCTTAAGGACTCGTCAGGTACAACACTTTTAATATCGTTTACATAGATTAAGAATAACAGCGGTCCTAAAACAGAACCTGGGCATGGAAGCTAGGGTGTGTCAATTTTAATGCCACTGAACATAAATTTGCCTGACTCTCAATAATAAATGCATATCTGTCCCTTCTATCCCACACCAATAGCTATACGTCAGGGTCCCCATACAAAACAACACTCATTAATTACCTTCATCCACTGGATATCTTACTtggttagagtagcagctccctgcttgGGGTAACAGTTAAAGGCCAACGGTATTGGATAGCCTACCAATAGACAGACCTACAACTCATTCAGTgaaaaatatataggcctagtatccAAGTCTTAAAATTTGCTTGGGGAAAATATTGTTCACTCTGTTATAGTCTTACCGTAACGATGTATTTCGTATAATACAGAAACTGTATAATAAAGAAACTGTAACTTACTATATTCGCGGCGGTGGTAAGTATCACTGTATGCTGTATTCTGCTCGAAGGGTTAGCCTAATGTTAGTTATTACTTTTTAAGGCATGTGCTAATTAGTTAATATGCCTATTAAATCACTGTTGAATCCATACGTCGAAAGTAAAGAATATTTGGCCTATGAGTTACAGTATACTGGTATTCTTAGAAAAGCGGGTTATGTATAGTTTATAGTTTTCATGGGTCATTGCGCACATACAGCGCACCTGTGTTCCGCAATGCCATGcggtaacaaaacaaaatgctgCAGGCACTGgtggtgttttcaagtttaatttATAACCACTGAAGTTGACCACCACGTACTTCCTCATGAGGACTCTATAGACTTCATGGACTCATTACCATTTGCAAATTTGGACGCTTTTGTATTTTCTAGGGTTTTGGGTAACATACTTCCttattaaatgatatttttgtGAGCAGGAGCTTAACCTTTcacatgatgataatgatatttcACCCATTAATCTTAATTCAACTTTATATTGATCAGACGTAAAGTGATTTAAATACCggtaatttattttataattccCTAAGTCCTTTTTCTTTGCTTCATGTAAATGCCCGTAGGTTATCAAGAAATGTTGATGacataaatgaaattttgatttcttcttcAAGTAATTTTACTGCCTTAGCAATTACGGAAACCTGGCTTAATCCTGATTCAAACCTTTGCTCAATTCAAATTCCAAATTATACTTTCATTCACAGGGACAGGAGTGTTAAACGTGGAGGGGAGTtggtttttatattaataaagtAATACCTTTTGTAATTAGAAACGATCTTTTATCAAACCCTCTGTTATTTGAATTCATGTTTGTTGAGGTTTAACTCAACAATAAAACTTTTATCTTGGGATTTATTTATTAACCCTCTGATGTCTCAATAGCTGCATTTTATGATGAATTATCTGATATTTtgcaaaacatacaaaaatgaaaagaaaacttgctaTCTTACAggtaattttaatattgatctATTGAATGCATGAATATTTGCCTcatatttcacattttcttgatttaattGTATTCTCATTCATATTTACCATTAATATCAAAATCAACAAGGATTACAGCCAAATCTTCATCACTCattgaaaatatgttttgttatgattCTATTGTTAATTCAAAATTTGGCATTCTATAATCTGACATTAGCGACCACTTACTAATATTTTGTTATTGGGATTTATACAATACTCTCATTCATCCTCATTTAAGCTATTGTAATCTAGTTCGGGGAAATGCTCACACTTCTCATCTAAATCAATTATTCATACTCCAGAAAAAAGCTGTTCGTTTAATCACCCAATCAAGTTTAAGAGCACATCATTCATCTCCTCTTTTGCTACCAGATTAGGTATTCTTAATATTTTTGACATCCACAGACACCATTGCGCTATATTCATTCTAAAATTTGTTAAGCAACTGTTACCAGatattttctcaaatttgtttcCCTTCACTCATAATACACATTCCCACAATACCAGGTCCTCCCAAAACCTTTATAGTATATGCATATCTGTCCCTTCTACCCACACCTATAGCTATACGTCAGGGCGCCATACATAACAACACTCATTAACTACGTTCATCCACTGGATATCTTACTTGgggcagggagttgttatggaacaacttcCTGCCTGGGGTAACAGTTAAAGGCCAACGGTATTGGATAGCCTACCGATAGACAGACTCTAtaactggaaaatattgttCACTTTCTCTGTTATAGTCTAACCGTAAcgatgtattttgtataatacaGAAACTGTATAATAAAGAAACTGTAACTTACTATTCGCGGCGGTGGTAAGTATCACTGTATGCTGTATTCTGTTCGAAGGGTTAGCCTAATGTTATGTGGTTCCTCTTTAACTGGCATGGGCTAATTAGTTAAAAGGCCTATTAAATCACTGTGAATACATACGTCGAAAGTAAAGAACATTCGGCCTATGAGTAACAGTATACTGGTATTCTTGGAAAAAGCGGGTTATGTATAGTTTAGTTTCCATGGGTCAGTGCGCACAGCGCACCTGTGTTCCGCAATGCCATGCggtcacaacaacaaaaatattgcaaGCACTGttggtgttttcaagtttaatttATAACCACTGAAGTTGACCACCATGTACTTCCTCACGAGGACTCTATCGACTTCATGGACTCATTTaccatttgaaaatttgaacgcTTTTGCGATTCTAGGATTTTGGGTAACATACTTCCttattaaatgatattttgttGTGAGCAGGAGCTTAACCTTTcacatgatgataatgatatttcACCCATTAATCTTAATTCAACTTTTTATTGATCAGACATAAGTGATTTAAATACCGgtaatttatttcataattcaCTAAGTACTTTTTCTTTGCTTCATGTAAATGCCCGTAGGTTATCAAGAAATGTTGATTCTTCTTCAAGTAATTTTACTGCCTTAGCAATTACGGAAACCTGGCTTAATCCTGATTCAAACCTTTGCTCAGTTCAAATTCCAAATTATACTTTCATTCACAGGGACAGGAGTGTTAAACGTGGAGGGGGAGTtggtttttatattaataaagtAATACCTTTTGTAATTAGAAACGATCTTTTATCAAACCCTCTGTTATTTGAATTCATGTTTGTTGAGGTTAAATTCAACAATAAAACTGTATACCTTGGGATTTATTTATTAACCCTCTGATGTCCCAATAACTGCAATTAATGATGAATTATCTGATATTTtgcaaaacatacaaaaatgaaaagaaaacttgctaTCTTACAggtaattttaatattgatctTTTGAAGCATGAACAATTGCCTcatatttcacattttcttgatttaattGTATtctcattcatatttaacattaataTCAAAATCAACAAGGATTACAGCCACATCTTCATCACtcattgaaaatatattttgtcatGATTCTATTGTTAATTCAAAATCTGGCATTCTGTTATCTGACATTAGCGACCACTTaccaatattttgttattggGATTTATACAATACTCTCATTCATCCTCATTTAAGCTATTGTAATCTAGTTCGGGGAAATGCTCACACTTCTCATCTAAATCAATTATTCATACTCCAGAAAAAAAGCTGTTCGTTTAATCACCCAATCAAGTTTAAGAGCACATACATCTCCTCTTTTGCTACCAGATTAGGTATTCTTAATATTTTTGACATCCACAGACACCATTGCGCTATATTCATTCTAATATTTGTTAAGCAACTGTTACCAGatattttctcaaatttgttttccttcactCATAATACACATTCCCACAATACCAGGTCCTCCCAAAACCTTTATAGTATATGCATATCTGTCCCTTCTACCCACACCTATAGCTATACGTCAGGGCGCCATACATAACAACACTCATTAACTACGTTCATCCACTGGATATCTTACTTGgggcagggagttgttatggaacaacttcCTGCCTGGGGTAACAGTTAAAGGCCAACGGTATTGGATAGCCTGCCGATAGACAGACTCTAtaactggaaaatattgttCACTTTCTCTGTTATAGTATTACCGTAACGATGTATTTCGTATAATAAAGAAACTGTATAATAAAGAAACTGTAACTTACTATATTCGCGGCGGTGGTAAGTATCACTGTATGCTGTATTCTGTTCGAAGGGTTAGCCTAATGTTAGTGGTTCCTCTTTAACTGGCATGGGCTAATTAGTTAAAAGGCCTATTAAATCAATACTGAATACATACGTCGAAAGTAAAGAATATTTGGCCTATGAGTAACAGTATACTGGTATTCTTGGCAAAGCGGGTTATGTATAGTTTAGTTTCCATGGGTCATTGCGCACATACAGCGCACCTGTGTTCCGCAATGCCATGCGGTCACAAAATATGACGCAGGCACTGgtggtgttttcaagtttaaatttATAACCACTGAAGTTGACCACCAGGTACTTTTTCATGAGGACTGTATCGACTTCATGGACTCATTACCATTTGCAAATTTGAACGCTTTTGCGATTCTAGGGTTTTGGGTAACATACTTCCttattaaatgatattttgttGTGAGCAGAAGCTTAACCTTTcacatgatgataatgatatttcAACCATTAATCTTAATTCAACTTTATATTGATCAGACGTAAGTGATTTAAATACCGgtaattaatttcataattCACTAAGTACTTTATCTTTGCTTCATGTAAATGCCCGTAGGTTATCAAGAAATGTTGATGccataaatgaaattttgatttcttcttcAAGTAATTTTACTGCCTTAGCAATTACGGAAACCTGGCTTAATCCTGATTCAAACCTTTGCTCAATTCAAATTCCAAATTATACTTTCATTCACAGGGACAGGAGTGTTAAACGTGGCCGGGGAGTtggtttttatattaataaagtAATACCTTTGGTAATTGGAAACGATCTTTTATCAAACCCTCTGTAATTTGAATTCATGTTTGTTGAGGTTAAACTCAACAATAAAACTGTATATCTTGGGATTTATTTATTAACCCTCTGATGTCTCAATAGCTGCATTTTATGATGAATTATCTGATATTTtgcaaaacatacaaaaatggaaagaaaacttGCTATCTTACAggtaattttaatattgatctTTTGAAGCATGAACATTTGCCTcatatttcacattttcttgatttaattGTATTCTCATTCATATTTACCATTAATATCAAAATCAAcatagtcaggtggcttagcaacaattttcaggcttaacgttaccggctggacaaaagtaccaaatttggcatggagtttcttttcgatctatctattgattttatccgtggaacccacttgatCGGCTCCGATtatccaagatggcggccaaaatccaagatggccgccagaaaaaaaggaaatgtcatatatctggctgtaaaaatcggagatgaacaaatgaggggtcaattaaggtgtttccggggtcattGAAACAGTTGatggtcatggcatgttgcttgagtaacccacttccaagatggcggccaaaatccaagatggccgccacaaaaaggaaatgtcatatatctgagtgtaaaaatcggagatgaacaaatgaggggtcaaaaagatgtttccggggtcactgaaacagatgatggccatggcatgttgcttgggtaacccacttccaagatggcggccaaaatccaagatggccgccagaaaaaaggaaatgtcatatatatatttattccccagaccccctgtgccatttactgatcgggaccatcaaaccttccgtcctcagacgtgtaaatgaaaccgggctagcaccctgactatatgttatggctggtattctacttgtgtcactttggctcaggaagccagttaggacttattggggaactttgaggtgtgatcgaccgtggatagacactgtcgcaaagcccgttatatatatgggagttacgagtgtcatgtaagactaATTACactgagtcaactatataataaggtaacttgagggaaaaccgaccagatgtgaataccgactcattgagagattttatacgattgtgcacccttcataaacacaacgtcaattctgctaacaacacacgctaagtcaggtcactagtcatctgaaGTATTAAGGTCATTCTTTTCGAACttgtactccagggctgctgttagcgaggatctccagttagacttgttgtctggtatagacagcccccccccccccccccccctcagagtgaaaacgatagcttgggttcgaatctatccgttggtgagctctggacagcggtagcagcgatgaagaagggaaagtcccccggCCTCCCCCGGTCCCAATGGCCTCCCTGCtgagtt contains:
- the LOC139958772 gene encoding uncharacterized protein encodes the protein MKLLLFTWLLVHVVFTLILQLERCVTTRFIKINQIFNLRVMKKVQQNFCCNPFLRNRMAITVDREPLLYPTSIIAALKMLFMSYYVFNICYPTEVQATMEYIQRILFEIDPGRGSRAKKSYRWCINPKVTSLYEWMKESRE